In the Opitutia bacterium genome, one interval contains:
- a CDS encoding phage integrase N-terminal SAM-like domain-containing protein: MDTTPLSFPNWKEVLATAGLGSAVEESYRQEVIALLKFCKTRHVPVTVRLAKQYVEAHENSRRGPVRAALRWFVQAARGKAPNAGANAASGRSGAEAAEEDGGSEGVRADRGERRWRPMEPKPAGQDLGGPDWERALVKTMRLRGLLWRTEYSYRAWARRFAAYLAPRSPHAASGAEVQAFLTELAVQGRASASGQRQALCASVLCPCGRGSACGVRWIERRRTEGGGLVGGLVPPQCSYASI; this comes from the coding sequence ATGGACACCACGCCCTTGTCTTTTCCGAATTGGAAGGAGGTTTTGGCGACGGCAGGCCTAGGCTCTGCCGTCGAGGAGTCGTATCGGCAGGAGGTCATCGCCCTGCTCAAGTTCTGCAAAACGCGACACGTGCCGGTAACGGTGAGGCTGGCCAAGCAGTATGTGGAGGCGCACGAGAATTCGCGCCGCGGGCCCGTGCGCGCGGCGTTGCGATGGTTCGTGCAGGCGGCGCGAGGGAAGGCGCCGAATGCCGGAGCGAATGCCGCGAGCGGACGGTCCGGGGCCGAAGCAGCCGAGGAGGATGGAGGCAGCGAGGGCGTGCGGGCTGATCGCGGCGAGAGGCGGTGGCGTCCGATGGAGCCGAAGCCGGCGGGACAAGATTTGGGTGGGCCGGATTGGGAGCGGGCGTTGGTGAAGACGATGCGTCTGCGCGGACTGCTCTGGCGCACGGAATACAGTTACCGCGCGTGGGCCCGCCGATTTGCGGCGTATCTGGCGCCGCGTTCGCCCCATGCGGCGAGCGGGGCCGAGGTGCAGGCGTTTCTGACTGAACTGGCGGTGCAGGGGCGGGCGAGCGCTTCGGGGCAGCGGCAGGCGTTGTGCGCTTCGGTTTTGTGCCCATGCGGCCGGGGCTCGGCGTGCGGAGTCCGCTGGATCGAAAGACGGAGGACTGAGGGCGGAGGGCTCGTGGGGGGGCTCGTTCCTCCGCAATGCAGCTACGCTTCAATTTAA